One Pararhodobacter sp. DNA window includes the following coding sequences:
- a CDS encoding DsbA family protein, translating into MNARKIGALAVLVVLGLAFYFGMNAYRDQTQAEQDARVVVEKSRLVRMHSPIIGPQSAPVTIVEFFDPACETCRAFYPIVKQIMAQHPGQVRLALRYAPFHQGSDQVIKLLEAARKQGLYTPVLEALLAAQPEWADHVAPNLDVAFKIAQDAGLDLARARQDMETPEIQAVLAQDVEDLTALQVRQTPTFFVNGSSLPSFGPEQLARLVDEAVAKAGR; encoded by the coding sequence ATGAACGCAAGAAAAATAGGGGCACTCGCCGTGCTGGTCGTCCTCGGCCTGGCCTTCTACTTCGGCATGAACGCCTATCGCGATCAAACTCAAGCCGAGCAGGACGCCCGCGTTGTTGTGGAAAAGAGCCGCCTGGTGCGCATGCATAGCCCGATCATCGGACCCCAGAGCGCGCCGGTCACGATCGTGGAGTTCTTCGACCCCGCCTGTGAGACCTGCCGCGCCTTCTACCCCATCGTCAAGCAGATCATGGCCCAGCACCCCGGCCAGGTGCGCCTCGCGCTGCGCTATGCGCCCTTCCATCAAGGCTCGGACCAGGTGATCAAATTGCTCGAAGCCGCGCGCAAGCAAGGCCTCTACACCCCGGTACTGGAAGCGCTGCTGGCTGCGCAGCCGGAGTGGGCCGACCATGTGGCGCCCAATCTCGATGTTGCCTTCAAGATCGCCCAGGACGCCGGCCTCGATCTGGCGCGCGCCAGGCAGGACATGGAAACCCCCGAGATTCAAGCGGTGCTGGCACAGGATGTGGAAGACCTGACCGCGCTCCAGGTCAGACAGACACCCACCTTCTTCGTCAACGGCAGCAGCCTGCCCAGCTTTGGTCCGGAGCAACTTGCACGCCTGGTGGACGAAGCGGTGGCGAAGGCGGGGCGTTGA
- a CDS encoding disulfide bond formation protein B, whose protein sequence is MTALPRLESVAMYRKPAVSCISACGNRDRSMHNKQTHWWWLMAAWAVALVSTLGALFLGEVMGMTPCVLCWYQRIFMFPLPIILGIAVFAEDRSGALYALPFAVGGVTLAGYHTALVAGWVPQWWIPCGSGPSCSQQALVIFDDIQLPWLSLAAFVAITLTLTLYLKRTRT, encoded by the coding sequence ATGACCGCCCTGCCCCGGTTAGAATCCGTCGCCATGTACCGCAAGCCTGCGGTTTCTTGCATATCCGCTTGTGGCAATCGAGATCGTTCAATGCATAACAAACAAACGCACTGGTGGTGGCTGATGGCCGCCTGGGCGGTCGCGCTGGTATCCACCCTGGGCGCCCTGTTCCTCGGTGAGGTGATGGGCATGACACCCTGTGTGCTGTGCTGGTATCAACGGATCTTCATGTTTCCGCTGCCCATCATCCTGGGCATCGCCGTGTTTGCCGAAGACCGCAGTGGTGCGCTCTACGCCCTGCCCTTCGCCGTCGGTGGTGTCACCCTGGCGGGCTATCACACCGCCCTGGTCGCCGGCTGGGTGCCGCAGTGGTGGATCCCTTGCGGCAGCGGGCCTTCGTGCAGCCAGCAAGCCCTGGTCATCTTCGACGACATCCAGCTGCCCTGGCTTTCGCTCGCCGCCTTCGTGGCAATCACCCTTACCCTCACGCTCTATCTGAAAAGGACTCGTACATGA
- a CDS encoding DMT family transporter translates to MKNTSVIHALLAAALFGASTPFAKLLLGEVSPWLLAGLLYLGSGFGLVLARLLRDRGWKPSGLTTGEWPWLLGAIFFGGVLGPLALMFGLMHTSASTASLLLNLEAVLTAVIAWVVFKENADRRIVLGMLAIVAGGVMLAWPDGQGGATDWLGPLAIVGACLCWAIDNNLTRRVSASDALFIAGTKGAMAGVVNAGLALALGASLPAALVLVGTLSVGLLGYGISLVFFVLALRGLGTARTGAYFSIAPFIGTAVSLALLGESTSVAFWLAAALMGWGVWLHLTEHHEHEHIHEPMEHSHRHVHDAHHRHQHDFDWNGDEAHEHWHRHEALVHKHPHFPDTHHRHKH, encoded by the coding sequence ATGAAAAACACCTCGGTCATCCACGCACTACTCGCCGCCGCCCTGTTTGGCGCGAGCACGCCGTTCGCCAAGCTGCTGCTAGGCGAGGTGTCGCCGTGGCTGCTCGCGGGTCTGCTTTACCTCGGCAGCGGCTTTGGGTTGGTGCTTGCCCGCTTGCTGCGGGATCGGGGCTGGAAGCCGTCGGGCCTGACGACGGGGGAATGGCCCTGGCTGCTGGGCGCAATTTTCTTTGGCGGCGTCCTCGGCCCGCTCGCGCTCATGTTCGGCCTTATGCACACGAGCGCTTCGACTGCCTCGCTGCTGCTCAATCTCGAGGCGGTGCTGACCGCCGTCATCGCCTGGGTCGTGTTCAAGGAGAACGCGGACCGCCGCATCGTGCTCGGGATGCTCGCCATCGTGGCCGGTGGCGTAATGCTGGCGTGGCCGGACGGGCAGGGTGGGGCGACGGATTGGCTGGGGCCGCTGGCGATCGTTGGCGCCTGCCTGTGCTGGGCGATCGACAACAACCTTACAAGACGCGTTTCGGCCTCGGATGCGCTCTTCATCGCCGGCACCAAGGGCGCGATGGCGGGGGTCGTCAATGCGGGGCTCGCGCTCGCACTTGGCGCCAGCCTGCCGGCCGCCTTGGTCCTGGTCGGGACCCTGAGCGTTGGACTGCTGGGCTACGGCATCAGCCTCGTCTTTTTCGTACTGGCCTTGCGCGGACTCGGCACCGCGCGCACCGGCGCCTATTTCTCGATCGCACCCTTCATCGGCACGGCGGTCTCGCTGGCATTGCTGGGCGAATCGACCTCGGTCGCGTTCTGGCTCGCGGCCGCGCTGATGGGCTGGGGGGTGTGGCTGCATCTCACCGAGCACCACGAGCACGAACACATTCATGAGCCGATGGAACACAGCCACCGCCATGTTCACGACGCGCATCATCGCCACCAACACGATTTCGACTGGAACGGCGACGAAGCCCACGAGCACTGGCACCGGCACGAAGCGCTGGTGCACAAGCATCCGCACTTCCCGGACACCCACCACCGCCACAAGCACTGA
- a CDS encoding PEP-CTERM sorting domain-containing protein (PEP-CTERM proteins occur, often in large numbers, in the proteomes of bacteria that also encode an exosortase, a predicted intramembrane cysteine proteinase. The presence of a PEP-CTERM domain at a protein's C-terminus predicts cleavage within the sorting domain, followed by covalent anchoring to some some component of the (usually Gram-negative) cell surface. Many PEP-CTERM proteins exhibit an unusual sequence composition that includes large numbers of potential glycosylation sites. Expression of one such protein has been shown restore the ability of a bacterium to form floc, a type of biofilm.), with product MIDSSSRINQAVWDAASVGDGSPNGLCFNGGNAVLANGGNLIELYSPNPWAEGSSGSHLNTNNPQFTGSPQNLGSMMRHNGADGSYDTRSYSPIEVGMLTDLGYTRNIPPTNNVPEPGTLALLLASLAGTSLIRRRNKKA from the coding sequence GTGATCGATTCTTCATCACGTATCAATCAGGCCGTATGGGATGCTGCCAGTGTGGGTGATGGCTCACCCAATGGCCTCTGCTTCAATGGCGGCAATGCCGTGCTTGCCAACGGCGGCAACCTGATCGAGCTGTACTCGCCGAATCCCTGGGCGGAAGGCAGCAGCGGTAGTCACCTCAACACCAACAACCCGCAATTCACGGGCAGCCCGCAAAACCTCGGGTCGATGATGCGCCACAACGGCGCCGACGGCTCTTACGATACGCGGAGCTACTCGCCCATTGAAGTCGGCATGCTGACAGATCTGGGTTACACCCGGAACATCCCGCCGACCAACAACGTCCCCGAACCCGGCACGCTGGCCTTGCTGCTGGCCAGTCTGGCGGGTACCTCCTTGATCCGCCGTCGCAACAAGAAGGCATGA
- a CDS encoding c-type cytochrome, whose translation MSATRWPVAGLLLAVCVSGQAADPATVYSSGGANPAAMACVTCHGADGEGMAAAGFPRLAGLSADYLKKQLADFASGERANPIMQPLAAALSTEEANAVITMLANKPRPQVERISRAAAAQETGAVLALRGAWERNIPECVACHGPSGVGVGKAFPPLVGQSAQYLSSQLIAWQQGMRKNDPNDLMGHIARSLTEGEITAVSAYFANLTESGAGR comes from the coding sequence ATGAGCGCCACTCGCTGGCCCGTCGCAGGGCTTCTCTTAGCGGTTTGCGTATCTGGTCAGGCCGCCGATCCGGCCACTGTCTATAGTAGTGGGGGCGCCAATCCTGCCGCGATGGCGTGTGTCACCTGCCATGGTGCCGACGGTGAGGGAATGGCCGCGGCCGGGTTTCCGCGCCTCGCTGGTCTGTCCGCCGACTACTTGAAAAAACAGCTGGCCGATTTCGCTTCCGGTGAGCGCGCCAATCCGATCATGCAGCCTCTTGCAGCGGCCTTGAGCACCGAGGAAGCCAACGCCGTCATTACGATGCTCGCCAACAAGCCCAGACCGCAAGTCGAACGGATCAGCCGCGCTGCTGCCGCCCAGGAGACTGGCGCCGTGCTTGCATTGCGTGGCGCGTGGGAGCGCAACATTCCTGAGTGCGTGGCCTGCCACGGGCCCAGCGGGGTGGGTGTCGGCAAAGCTTTTCCGCCACTTGTGGGGCAGTCCGCCCAGTACCTGTCTTCGCAGTTGATCGCCTGGCAGCAGGGCATGCGCAAGAATGATCCGAACGACCTGATGGGGCACATCGCCCGCAGCCTCACTGAGGGCGAGATCACTGCCGTCTCGGCGTACTTCGCGAACTTGACCGAATCAGGAGCAGGACGATGA